In Montipora capricornis isolate CH-2021 chromosome 4, ASM3666992v2, whole genome shotgun sequence, a single genomic region encodes these proteins:
- the LOC138046823 gene encoding uncharacterized protein — protein MATASLPSSCEEQQNNNLDEYSDDSDAESEKVRKAKIAKNPDNEKWSSSLICNLIDEYEARPCLWNIFCDDYHNRDVTGKAKKELEETFNRSWKDISNQLTKLRQVLGQNINKIKNVKSGQSTDELFQPTWRYWKQLQFLVPCMNPRKSRDTLAAQSPDKPSLVIASDNEDTSPQAVKPRKPPQTKLNNHLLVKEELMKECINVLKENKPPNAPPPIAEEIFGNFVAEKLKALDRRQRIIAEKRITDMLFDLEIQNMATAFSYAPQSTFPTVSVSHGQSGYPSLSASDGYQASLLY, from the exons ATGGCTACCGCAAGTTTGCCATCGTCCTGTgaggaacaacaaaacaataatttggacgAATATTCGGACGACAGTGACGCTGAAAGcgagaaagtgagaaaagctaAAATAGCTAAAAATCCGGACAACGAGAAGTGGAGTAGTAGTTTGATATGCAACCTAATAGATGAGTACGAGgcacggccatgtttgtggaaCATTTTTTGCGATGACTACCACAATCGGGATGTAACTGGAAAAGCGAAGAAAGAACTGGAG gaAACATTTAACAGATCCTGGAAGGACATAAGCAACCAGCTTACAAAGTTGAGACAAGTTCTGGGacaaaatatcaacaaaataaaGAATGTAAAATCTGGCCAAAGTACCGATGAGTTATTCCAACCCACGTGGAGGTACTGGAAGCAGCTCCAGTTTCTTGTACCTTGCATGAATCCCAGAAAGAGTCGTGACACCCTTGCTGCTCAGAGCCCTGATAAACCTAGTTTAGTGATTGCCAGTGACAATGAAGACACTTCTCCTCAAGCTGTTAAACCAAGGAAGCCACCACAAACCAAATTAAACAACCACTTATTggtaaaagaagaattgatgAAAGAGTGCATTAATGTTCTTAAAGAGAATAAACCTCCAAATGCTCCACCACCCATCGCTGAGGAAATATTTGGCAACTTTGTTGCTGAAAAACTGAAAGCACTTGATAGGAGGCAAAGGATCATAGCAGAGAAGAGGATAACAGACATGCTGTTTGATCTGGAGATTCAGAATATGGCCACAGCCTTTAGTTACGCACCTCAGTCTACTTTCCCCACAGTCAGTGTATCACATGGACAGTCTGGCTACCCTTCCTTGAGTGCATCAGATGGATACCAGGCATCCCTCTTATATTGA
- the LOC138044887 gene encoding uncharacterized protein has translation MYRLVEELRAEDTVAYKEMMRMNYETFSEILMAIEPEISKEQVIGGHKIIKPAVRLTLALRFLATGETFTSLHFQFRMGKATISYIIREVCEAIWKILGPKYMSVPSTVEKWSEIANAFESRWQYPNCLGAIDGKHINIRPPTGSGSYYYNYKHTHSVVLMAVAGPNYECLYADVGTNGRIADGGVFNKCSLLRCLEEGTLGIPGDKPLPFDEEPLPFVLLGDDAFALRPFLMKPFPQRKLTLEKRIYNYRHSRVRRLSENLFGIFANRWRVFLTTMMLAPSFVEVITLSALTLHNLLCSKKASRQIYCPKGLTDEEDAETGELIAGSWCSSAMQMSSLPIPSTGHNSSNKAKAVRDAFTEYFCNEGSVPWQWERC, from the exons ATGTATCGATTAGTTGAGGAGTTGCGAGCGGAAGACACGGTAGCGTACAAGGAGATGATGAGGATGAATTATGAGACATTTAGCGAAATTTTGATGGCTATTGAGCCCGAGATTTCCAAAGAACAAGTAATAGGCGGACATAAGATCATTAAGCCAGCGGTGAGGCTGACCCTAGCGCTCCGTTTCCTGGCCACCGGCGAGACATTTACATCGCTACATTTTCAGTTCAGAATGGGGAAGGCAACAATATCTTACATAATTCGCGAGGTTTGTGAGGCCATCTGGAAAATTCTCGGTCCAAAGTACATGTCAGTTCCCTCAACCGTGGAAAAGTGGTCCGAAATAGCGAATGCGTTCGAAAGTCGATGGCAATATCCGAATTGCCTTGGAGCAATCGACGGAAAACATATCAACATCCGTCCACCCACCGGAAGTGGATCGTACTATTACAACTACAAGCACACCCACTCGGTGGTGCTGATGGCTGTGGCAGGACCGAATTATGAGTGCCTGTATGCGGATGTTGGAACAAATGGCAGGATTGCGGATGGGGGAGTTTTTAATAAGTGTAGCCTGCTTCGTTGCCTTGAGGAAGGGACATTGGGCATACCAGGAGACAAGCCACTCCCCTTCGATGAGGAACCTCTTCCATTCGTCCTCTTGGGGGATGATGCTTTTGCACTTCGTCCATTTTTAATGAAGCCTTTTCCCCAGAGAAAACTTACCCTCGAGAAGAGGATCTATAATTATAG GCACAGTAGAGTTAGGCGGCTGTCAGAGAATCTCTTTGGTATATTTGCCAACCGTTGGAGGGTTTTCCTGACAACAATGATGCTTGCACCATCCTTTGTAGAGGTCATTACATTATCAGCACTAACACTTCACAATCTTCTCTGCTCTAAGAAGGCTTCTAGGCAGATTTACTGTCCGAAAGGTCTGACAGATGAAGAAGATGCTGAGACTGGAGAACTGATTGCCGGATCCTGGTGCAGTTCTGCAATGCAGATGTCATCTCTTCCCATACCATCTACTGGCCATAACTCTAGTAATAAGGCCAAGGCAGTGAGAGATGCTTTTACAGAATACTTCTGTAATGAAGGCAGTGTGCCATGGCAGTGGGAAAGGTGTTGA